In Pseudofrankia saprophytica, one genomic interval encodes:
- a CDS encoding lactate racemase domain-containing protein, whose protein sequence is MAVRPGFVLEVDERTPPLLVHQGEGLLLEQFPLGTRVVYPPESLPGVSDVEAVIADALEHPQNSEPLKALLFPGMKLTIAFDDLSIPLPRMRRPDIRQRVIEQVLTLAAEAGVDDVHLIVATALHRRMTAAEIEYVVGERVFRSFWPDNLYNHDAEDRDNLLHIGVTDHGEDVEINRRAAESDLIVYVNVNLVAMDGGHKSVPIGLASYNSLRHHHNSHTMLHSNSFMDHTRSAMHSSAWRMGRLLAQHVKIFTVETTVNNQAFPEKYGFLTKREWEWSRKDQAMAYGMTAALPKLPARQRHRLFQNIVADYQVTAVNAGETEAVHEKTLESVHRQQLVEVDGQSDVLIVGLPYIGPYNSDAVMNPILATCLGLGYFFNMYRGKPLVRHKGAMILYHPVTPEFTQLHHPSYVDFYEEVLAESTDPATIEAKFEKQYATDPWYIHLYRTSHAYHGVHPFYMWYWATHGMDHLGDVVWVGGDRRACARMGFRAASTFADALEMVSGTVGRDPSITYLHSPPHAIADVR, encoded by the coding sequence GTGGCTGTGAGACCGGGGTTCGTGCTCGAGGTCGACGAGCGGACTCCCCCGCTGCTGGTGCACCAGGGTGAGGGTCTGCTGCTGGAGCAGTTCCCGTTGGGGACGCGCGTGGTGTACCCGCCGGAGTCGCTGCCCGGTGTGTCGGACGTGGAGGCGGTGATCGCCGACGCGCTCGAGCATCCGCAGAACAGCGAGCCGCTGAAGGCGCTGCTGTTCCCCGGGATGAAGCTGACGATCGCGTTCGACGACCTGTCGATCCCGCTGCCGAGGATGCGCCGCCCGGACATCCGCCAGCGGGTGATCGAGCAGGTGCTGACGCTGGCCGCCGAGGCCGGGGTCGACGACGTCCATCTGATCGTCGCGACGGCACTGCACCGGCGGATGACCGCCGCCGAGATCGAGTACGTCGTCGGGGAGCGGGTGTTCCGGTCGTTCTGGCCGGACAACCTGTACAACCACGACGCGGAGGACCGCGACAACCTGCTGCACATCGGGGTCACCGACCACGGCGAGGACGTCGAGATCAACCGGCGGGCCGCCGAGTCGGACCTGATCGTGTACGTGAACGTGAACCTGGTCGCGATGGACGGCGGGCACAAGTCGGTGCCGATCGGGCTGGCGTCGTACAACAGTCTGCGCCATCACCACAACAGCCACACGATGCTGCACTCGAACTCGTTCATGGACCACACCCGCTCGGCGATGCACTCGTCGGCGTGGCGGATGGGCCGGCTCCTCGCCCAGCACGTCAAGATCTTCACGGTCGAGACGACGGTGAACAACCAGGCGTTCCCGGAGAAGTACGGCTTCCTGACGAAGCGCGAGTGGGAATGGTCGCGCAAGGACCAGGCGATGGCCTACGGGATGACCGCCGCGCTGCCGAAGCTGCCCGCCCGGCAGCGCCACCGGCTGTTCCAGAACATCGTCGCCGACTACCAGGTCACCGCCGTGAACGCCGGCGAGACCGAGGCGGTGCACGAGAAGACCCTGGAGTCGGTGCACCGCCAGCAGCTCGTCGAGGTCGACGGCCAGTCCGACGTGCTGATCGTCGGCCTGCCGTACATCGGGCCGTACAACTCCGACGCGGTGATGAACCCGATCCTCGCGACCTGCCTGGGGCTCGGCTACTTCTTCAACATGTACCGGGGCAAGCCGCTGGTCCGGCACAAGGGCGCGATGATCCTGTACCACCCGGTGACGCCCGAGTTCACCCAGCTGCACCACCCCTCCTACGTGGACTTCTACGAGGAGGTCCTCGCCGAGTCGACGGACCCGGCGACGATCGAGGCGAAGTTCGAGAAGCAGTACGCGACCGACCCCTGGTACATCCACCTGTACCGGACCTCGCACGCCTACCACGGTGTCCACCCCTTCTACATGTGGTACTGGGCGACGCACGGCATGGACCACCTCGGCGACGTCGTCTGGGTCGGCGGGGACCGCAGGGCGTGCGCCCGGATGGGGTTCCGCGCGGCCTCGACGTTCGCGGACGCGCTGGAGATGGTGTCGGGAACGGTCGGCCGGGACCCGTCGATCACCTACCTGCACTCGCCGCCGCACGCGATCGCGGACGTCCGGTGA
- a CDS encoding lysophospholipid acyltransferase family protein — MSRVSGASGRPVRAGSSSSSSRSPGVGLRQATRGFRLGGQRLVPASAQEFRPPLAGREFPTAWARGPAARTARAAFLGGIMDPLLHSQLTWTVEGADVFADLGEQPALIVANHASHLDATVLLCALPAAVRERTVVTAAADYFFESTWRGLSTALAFGTVPIDRSGGAPSTTPVDLLRDGWNLVIFPEGTRSPDGARGRFKLGAAFLAINAGVPVVPVGLRGTFAAMPRGRSWPVPGRPEVSVRFGRPLRAGEDDDVRGFTARLTAEVDRLVTEDETSWWASLPRPGQPAPPPGGSRAAVPAPGGGEPARWRKVWAATEPPAPTRPRSPWARD, encoded by the coding sequence GTGAGCCGGGTCAGCGGGGCGTCGGGCCGGCCGGTGCGGGCAGGCTCGTCGTCATCCTCGTCGCGCAGCCCCGGGGTGGGGCTGCGCCAGGCGACCCGCGGGTTCCGCCTCGGCGGGCAGCGGCTGGTACCCGCGTCGGCGCAGGAGTTCCGGCCGCCGCTGGCGGGCCGGGAGTTCCCGACGGCGTGGGCGCGGGGCCCGGCGGCCCGGACGGCCCGGGCGGCGTTCCTCGGTGGGATCATGGACCCACTGCTGCACTCCCAGCTGACGTGGACGGTCGAGGGCGCCGACGTGTTCGCCGACCTGGGCGAGCAGCCGGCGCTGATCGTGGCGAACCACGCGAGCCACCTGGACGCCACGGTGCTGCTGTGCGCGCTGCCGGCGGCGGTGCGGGAGCGCACGGTGGTGACCGCGGCGGCGGACTACTTCTTCGAGTCGACGTGGCGGGGCCTGTCGACGGCGCTGGCGTTCGGCACGGTGCCGATCGACCGCAGCGGCGGCGCCCCGTCGACGACGCCGGTGGACCTGCTGCGTGACGGCTGGAACCTGGTGATCTTCCCGGAGGGCACCAGGTCCCCGGACGGGGCGCGGGGCCGTTTCAAGCTCGGCGCCGCGTTCCTGGCGATCAACGCGGGGGTGCCGGTGGTGCCCGTCGGGCTGCGCGGCACGTTCGCGGCGATGCCGCGGGGCCGGTCGTGGCCGGTGCCGGGCCGCCCCGAGGTGTCGGTGCGGTTCGGCCGGCCGCTGCGAGCTGGCGAGGACGACGACGTCCGCGGCTTCACCGCCCGGCTGACCGCCGAGGTCGACCGGCTCGTCACCGAGGACGAGACGTCCTGGTGGGCTTCCCTGCCCCGGCCCGGCCAGCCCGCACCGCCGCCCGGTGGTTCCCGCGCGGCCGTCCCGGCACCCGGCGGCGGCGAGCCGGCCCGGTGGCGCAAGGTGTGGGCGGCGACGGAGCCACCCGCGCCCACCCGACCCCGCTCCCCCTGGGCCCGCGACTAA